The following are encoded together in the Salvelinus alpinus chromosome 29, SLU_Salpinus.1, whole genome shotgun sequence genome:
- the LOC139558769 gene encoding double-strand-break repair protein rad21 homolog A-like isoform X1, translated as MFYAHFVLSKRGPLAKIWLAAHWDKKLTKAHVFECNLESSVESIICPKVKMALRTSGHLLLGVVRIYNRKAKYLLADCNEAFIKIKMAFRPGVVDLPEENREAAYNAITMPEEFHDFDQPLPDLDDIDVTKQFTLNQSRVEEITMREEVGNLNLLQENDFADFGMDDREMMREESAFEVDIIHGASASNLLLDPETSEAQITDKSNHLEYDDQYKDDFGEDPMADSEGGMLVDKLLSNKDGGGIFDDPPAITESVLRLQEHDVEDDFDALSPGGHDSPDSGPAEPLPAMQDQTEQTTLVHNEEEAFALEPIDITVKETKAKRKRKLIVDNLKELDSKTIRAQLSDYSDIVTTLDLAPPTKKLMMWKETGGVEKLFSLPAQPLWNSRLLKMFTRTLTPLMPDEMRKRRKGGEADSLDEFLKDLENPEVPREEVMQRDIIDQTILEEPSVLQASAMEGSRTTLDESVMPPPSSMHGQKRKAQDTEPALPMGTLEQAANHSGVSQQLDMTVELPPEDSTNLSQFPELDLIGEKKDKKEGEDDSDEEDEEGQAGEQDREERRWNKRTQQMLHGLQRLMAKTGAQQISLLDLCRNNNKKQAAAKFYSFLVLKKQQAVELNQTEHYSDIIATPGARFHLI; from the exons ATGTTTTACGCCCACTTTGTACTCAGCAAGCGTGGGCCGCTGGCCAAGATCTGGCTAGCGGCCCACTGGGATAAGAAGCTCACCAAGGCTCATGTGTTTGAATGCAACCTGGAGAGCAGTGTGGAGAGCATCATCTGCCCCAAG GTGAAAATGGCCCTGCGTACGTCGGGTCATCTGCTCCTGGGGGTGGTGAGGATCTACAACAGGAAAGCCAAGTACTTGTTGGCTGACTGTAACGAGGCTTTCATCAAGATCAAGATGGCcttcagaccag GTGTGGTGGATCtgccagaggagaacagagaagcTGCCTACAACGCCATCACCATGCCAGAAGAGTTCCACGACTTCGACCAGCCACTACCAGACCTAGA TGACATCGACGTAACCAAGCAGTTCACATTGAACCAGAGTCGAGTGGAAGAGATCACCATGAGGGAGGAGGTGGGCAACCTGAACCTGCTGCAGGAGAATGACTTCG CTGACTTTGGGATGGATGACCGGGAGATGATGCGGGAAGAGAGTGCCTTCGAGGTGGACATCATCCACGGCGCGTCAGCCTCTAACCtgctcctagacccagagacctCAGAGGCCCAGATCACAGACAAGTCCAACCACCTGGAGTACGACGACCAGTACAAAGATGACTTCGGAGAGGACCCCATGGCTGACAGCGAAGGAGGCATGCTGG TTGATAAGCTCCTAAGTAACAAGGATGGGGGTGGCATTTTCGATGACCCTCCCGCCATCACCGAGAGCGTGCTGAGGCTGCAGGAACACGATGTCGAAGATGACTTTGATGCCCTCTCAC CGGGAGGTCACGACAGCCCAGACTCAGGCCCAGCAGAGCCCCTGCCCGCCATGCAGGACCAGACAGAGCAGACCACGCTGGTACACAACGAGGAGGAGGCTTTCGCCCTGGAGCCCATCGACATCACAG TGAAGGAAACCAAAGccaagaggaagaggaagctgaTTGTGGACAACCTGAAGGAGCTGGATAGCAAGACCATCCGTGCCCAGCTCAGCGACTACTCTGACATCGTCACCACGCTGGACCTTGCGCCGCCCACCAAGAAGCTGATGATGTGGAAAGAGACGGGAGGTGTGGAGAAGCTCTTCTCTCTGCCAGCACAGCCCCTCTGGAACAGCAGGCTTCTCAAG aTGTTCACCCGCACCCTGACCCCCCTGATGCCAGatgagatgaggaagaggaggaagggaggtgaGGCAGACAGCCTGGATGAGTTCTTGAAGGACCTGGAGAACCCTGAGGTGCCCAGAGAGGAGGTCATGCAGAGGGACATCATCG ACCAGACTATCCTGGAGGAGCCCAGTGTACTGCAGGCATCGGCCATGGAGGGCAGCAGGACCACCCTGGACGAGTCAGTCATGCCCCCACCCTCCTCCATGCACGGCCAGAAACGCAAGGCCCAGGACACAGAGCCAGCCTTGCCC aTGGGTACACTGGAACAGGCTGCCAACCATTCAGGTGTGTCCCAGCAATTGGACATGACGGTGGAGCTGCCCCCTGAGGACAGCACCAACCTCAGCCAGTTCCCCGAGCTGGACCTGATAGGGGAGAAAAAGGacaagaaggaaggagaggacgaCTCAGacgaggag GATGAGGAAGGTCAGGCCGGAGAACAGGACCGAGAGGAGAGGCGGTGGAACAAGAGAACCCAGCAGATGCTCCACGGCCTACAG AGGTTGATGGCCAAGACAGGGGCCCAGCAAATTAGCCTGCTGGATCTGTGCAGGAACAACAACAAGAAGCAGGCTGCCGCCAAGTTCTACAGCTTTCTGGTTCTGAAGAAGCAGCAGGCGGTGGAGCTCAACCAGACAGAGCACTACAGCGACATCATCGCCACCCCTGGAGCCCGCTTCCACCTAATCTAG
- the LOC139558769 gene encoding double-strand-break repair protein rad21 homolog A-like isoform X2, which yields MFYAHFVLSKRGPLAKIWLAAHWDKKLTKAHVFECNLESSVESIICPKVKMALRTSGHLLLGVVRIYNRKAKYLLADCNEAFIKIKMAFRPGVVDLPEENREAAYNAITMPEEFHDFDQPLPDLDDIDVTKQFTLNQSRVEEITMREEVGNLNLLQENDFADFGMDDREMMREESAFEVDIIHGASASNLLLDPETSEAQITDKSNHLEYDDQYKDDFGEDPMADSEGGMLVDKLLSNKDGGGIFDDPPAITESVLRLQEHDVEDDFDALSPGGHDSPDSGPAEPLPAMQDQTEQTTLVHNEEEAFALEPIDITVKETKAKRKRKLIVDNLKELDSKTIRAQLSDYSDIVTTLDLAPPTKKLMMWKETGGVEKLFSLPAQPLWNSRLLKMFTRTLTPLMPDEMRKRRKGGEADSLDEFLKDLENPEVPREEVMQRDIIDQTILEEPSVLQASAMEGSRTTLDESVMPPPSSMHGQKRKAQDTEPALPMGTLEQAANHSGVSQQLDMTVELPPEDSTNLSQFPELDLIGEKKDKKEGEDDSDEEVRWRQRCASGHRQPWFWRATGCADLCSKMRKVRPENRTERRGGGTREPSRCSTAYRG from the exons ATGTTTTACGCCCACTTTGTACTCAGCAAGCGTGGGCCGCTGGCCAAGATCTGGCTAGCGGCCCACTGGGATAAGAAGCTCACCAAGGCTCATGTGTTTGAATGCAACCTGGAGAGCAGTGTGGAGAGCATCATCTGCCCCAAG GTGAAAATGGCCCTGCGTACGTCGGGTCATCTGCTCCTGGGGGTGGTGAGGATCTACAACAGGAAAGCCAAGTACTTGTTGGCTGACTGTAACGAGGCTTTCATCAAGATCAAGATGGCcttcagaccag GTGTGGTGGATCtgccagaggagaacagagaagcTGCCTACAACGCCATCACCATGCCAGAAGAGTTCCACGACTTCGACCAGCCACTACCAGACCTAGA TGACATCGACGTAACCAAGCAGTTCACATTGAACCAGAGTCGAGTGGAAGAGATCACCATGAGGGAGGAGGTGGGCAACCTGAACCTGCTGCAGGAGAATGACTTCG CTGACTTTGGGATGGATGACCGGGAGATGATGCGGGAAGAGAGTGCCTTCGAGGTGGACATCATCCACGGCGCGTCAGCCTCTAACCtgctcctagacccagagacctCAGAGGCCCAGATCACAGACAAGTCCAACCACCTGGAGTACGACGACCAGTACAAAGATGACTTCGGAGAGGACCCCATGGCTGACAGCGAAGGAGGCATGCTGG TTGATAAGCTCCTAAGTAACAAGGATGGGGGTGGCATTTTCGATGACCCTCCCGCCATCACCGAGAGCGTGCTGAGGCTGCAGGAACACGATGTCGAAGATGACTTTGATGCCCTCTCAC CGGGAGGTCACGACAGCCCAGACTCAGGCCCAGCAGAGCCCCTGCCCGCCATGCAGGACCAGACAGAGCAGACCACGCTGGTACACAACGAGGAGGAGGCTTTCGCCCTGGAGCCCATCGACATCACAG TGAAGGAAACCAAAGccaagaggaagaggaagctgaTTGTGGACAACCTGAAGGAGCTGGATAGCAAGACCATCCGTGCCCAGCTCAGCGACTACTCTGACATCGTCACCACGCTGGACCTTGCGCCGCCCACCAAGAAGCTGATGATGTGGAAAGAGACGGGAGGTGTGGAGAAGCTCTTCTCTCTGCCAGCACAGCCCCTCTGGAACAGCAGGCTTCTCAAG aTGTTCACCCGCACCCTGACCCCCCTGATGCCAGatgagatgaggaagaggaggaagggaggtgaGGCAGACAGCCTGGATGAGTTCTTGAAGGACCTGGAGAACCCTGAGGTGCCCAGAGAGGAGGTCATGCAGAGGGACATCATCG ACCAGACTATCCTGGAGGAGCCCAGTGTACTGCAGGCATCGGCCATGGAGGGCAGCAGGACCACCCTGGACGAGTCAGTCATGCCCCCACCCTCCTCCATGCACGGCCAGAAACGCAAGGCCCAGGACACAGAGCCAGCCTTGCCC aTGGGTACACTGGAACAGGCTGCCAACCATTCAGGTGTGTCCCAGCAATTGGACATGACGGTGGAGCTGCCCCCTGAGGACAGCACCAACCTCAGCCAGTTCCCCGAGCTGGACCTGATAGGGGAGAAAAAGGacaagaaggaaggagaggacgaCTCAGacgaggaggtgagatggagacaAAGATGTGCCAGTGGTCACCGCCAACCCTGGTTCTGGAGAGCTACAGGGTGTGCAGACTTGTGTTCCAA GATGAGGAAGGTCAGGCCGGAGAACAGGACCGAGAGGAGAGGCGGTGGAACAAGAGAACCCAGCAGATGCTCCACGGCCTACAG AGGTTGA
- the utp23 gene encoding rRNA-processing protein UTP23 homolog encodes MTIKRQKKAKKNINFYKHNFSFREPFQILIDGTFCQAALKNKIQIKEQMPKYLMGEVQLCTTNCALKELESLKDLYGAKLILQRYQVRNCKHFKNPVSASECLLSMLEVTNPHHYFVATQDQELTAGLNKIPGVPLMYIISNTIVLDKPSQCSVNHVEAVALGEMVTPAQQQSINSLKEVQGIGQDGERRGKKRKRKISNPNPLSCLKKKKKQPPTQPLKTEGEKKKRNRQRKRSKPEGGEGPSLKPPPNP; translated from the exons ATGACGATCAAACGACAAAAGAAAGCCAAGAAAAACATCAATTTCTACAAACACAACTTCAGTTTTAGAGAGCCCTTTCAAATTCTCATCGACGGGACGTTTTGCCAGGCGGCTCTGAAGAATAAGATTCAAATCAAAGAGCAGATGCCGAAATACCTCATGGGGGAGGTGCAACTTTGTACTACAAA TTGTGCGCTGAAGGAACTTGAATCACTGAAAGACCTCTATGGTGCCAAACTCATCCTGCAGCGGTATCAGGTTAGGAACTGCAAGCATTTCAAGAACCCCGTCTCTGCGTCAGAGTGTCTGCTCTCCATGCTGGAAGTGACTAATCCACACCACTACTTTGTTGCCACACAG GACCAAGAGCTGACAGCAGGCCTGAATAAGATCCCAGGCGTGCCTCTTATGTATATCATCTCCAACACCATAGTGTTGGACAAGCCCAGCCAATGCTCGGTTAACCATGTGGAGGCTGTGGCTCTGGGAGAGATGGTCACCCCAGCCCAGCAGCAGAGCATCAACAGCCTGAAGGAGGTGCAGGGGATCGGGCAGGATGGAGAGCGCCGAGGCAAGAAGCGTAAGAGGAAAATCTCCAATCCCAACCCGCTCAGCTGcctaaagaagaagaaaaaacagcCACCGACGCAGCCTCTTAAGACTGAGGGTGAGAAGAAGAAACGGAACCGTCAAAGGAAACGCAGCAAGCCAGAGGGAGGCGAGGGTCCATCCCTCAAACCGCCCCCAAACCCCTAG